A single region of the Pseudomonas solani genome encodes:
- a CDS encoding class I SAM-dependent methyltransferase — MKEDDIRPSRLQAGQRVALLRDIAMLLARNDEFVEAACPACGSVDARFKFEKNGFRYQDCQACTTFYVNPRPGEALLGDFYRSSENYAYWARHIYPASAAARHQSVIVPRVERVLELCHEIGLPFGEMLEIGAGYGSFCSEMQRRGLWRHIVGIEPTPDLAGICREQGFEVVESRVEDFAATTDRRFDLIVAFEVIEHLFDPGQVVASLECLLRPGGVLILTCPNGAGFDVQQLGPDSPCVDHEHLNYFNTRSLPLLLERHGLATLKCITPGKLDAELVRKGIAAQGREGQLEPFLHEVLFERWDELGAAFQRFIADAGMSSHMWVMARKPGAADV, encoded by the coding sequence ATGAAAGAAGACGACATCCGGCCTTCCCGCCTGCAGGCGGGGCAGCGCGTGGCCCTGCTGCGCGATATCGCCATGCTGCTGGCACGCAACGACGAGTTCGTCGAGGCGGCCTGCCCGGCGTGCGGCTCCGTTGATGCGCGCTTCAAGTTCGAGAAGAACGGCTTCCGCTACCAGGACTGCCAGGCCTGCACCACCTTCTACGTCAACCCGAGACCGGGGGAGGCGCTGCTCGGCGACTTCTACCGCAGCAGCGAGAACTACGCCTATTGGGCGCGGCACATCTACCCGGCGTCCGCCGCCGCCCGCCACCAGTCGGTGATCGTGCCGCGCGTGGAGCGGGTGCTGGAGCTGTGCCATGAAATCGGCCTGCCGTTCGGCGAGATGCTGGAGATCGGCGCCGGCTACGGCTCCTTCTGCAGCGAGATGCAGCGGCGCGGGCTGTGGCGGCACATCGTCGGCATCGAGCCCACGCCCGACCTGGCGGGCATCTGCCGCGAGCAGGGCTTCGAGGTGGTGGAGTCGCGGGTCGAGGATTTCGCCGCTACGACCGACCGCCGCTTCGACCTGATCGTCGCCTTCGAGGTCATCGAGCACCTGTTCGACCCCGGCCAGGTGGTGGCCAGCCTCGAATGCCTGCTGCGCCCGGGCGGGGTGCTGATCCTCACCTGCCCCAACGGCGCCGGCTTCGACGTGCAGCAACTCGGCCCCGACAGCCCCTGCGTCGATCACGAGCACCTCAACTACTTCAATACCCGTTCGCTGCCGCTGTTGCTGGAGCGCCACGGCCTGGCCACGCTGAAGTGCATCACCCCCGGCAAGCTGGATGCCGAGCTGGTGCGTAAGGGCATCGCCGCCCAGGGGCGCGAAGGGCAGCTCGAGCCCTTCCTCCACGAGGTGCTGTTCGAGCGCTGGGACGAGCTGGGCGCTGCCTTCCAGCGCTTCATCGCCGATGCCGGCATGTCCTCCCACATGTGGGTGATGGCCCGCAAGCCGGGCGCTGCCGATGTCTGA